In Lates calcarifer isolate ASB-BC8 linkage group LG4, TLL_Latcal_v3, whole genome shotgun sequence, a genomic segment contains:
- the LOC108884476 gene encoding LOW QUALITY PROTEIN: protein Niban 1-like (The sequence of the model RefSeq protein was modified relative to this genomic sequence to represent the inferred CDS: inserted 1 base in 1 codon; deleted 1 base in 1 codon) gives MGASSSGLLDEAKISHIKGLVDSTVQSFSVFYRQQYSSAYCGHLHQEVEPKKEGRGLLLTHRPQHAPEEVLYQSSVKFSSWEEQGKKFRERYAVLRRNYKVEIHENVETFNRGGAPKLVLQPVGGSVLTTQEESRAHLEKVCAGILNGVKEDSSSVVSSPDVFAVYLHLPYTGHACFLFQQEEERDHFLSALKTCIRHCNLDPWCEASYESQAFTRALRLYRQDKACYESWEMLLGTEEQVLASQVMEEVLPWLQSQLQSRVKGKKAERIRQWLATVQATYTLVLELLTANLEALKENCRQTASDNQALIRSNLDQIMSSLCFLEEKVRGCIREEAETVYSESVAPYMSSILEALTENISAGIQGMQHTLHTQMDSAFTHTDGGTEETKKALSTLRSISLDQCYRQVENLMEKLGDLRQRFGLSSAQRLVHSVHLEMEQLLDSAVYTLELFLQSSARLQPTQIPVKMERAKERVLKQLDYDSRVVQRRLYQETLLEITLPALSRKMDSKWKSELQQFEQYIFSDYSSFILVQNVYDDVLRNILSKEIETVVQDAASKKSNNLLLDISDLAISQYSLLGQTPPCSVPGSPAVHSRDSSSAVAEEGVQTVTAPPQPDPELHPEDKPDPSTTQSSERSTVPLSPVIVVTQQADEAAVEDAPDLQEIQEDVQPGADQPSMTDSTTAESSSSATPDSDAALTQEAGPPDSPTISEPTNPIPDSPEPTESTLSPLQSTDVLAECAQSDQSATPETSANSHHMSEDASSVQPSCPSPPHSSFTDSPKRISLGSLNEAIGLNSTTPGVTQMMAQQTTDRAVYLTGGIKDSWEVERLKEKKQKEEEEKTEGRVDDEDKGSELETRKEDEEEEAEENGDHAEIEKEDKEEDKEEEEDKEEEEDKEEEEDKEEEEKENKEEEEDKEEEEDKEEEKRKIXEEEEKENKEEEEDKEEEEDKEEEEKEDKEEEEKENKEDKEEELLQNSQPMESEPEGSAELPLDSVAIIRELVTEVTEVDMVISPCPNSSDTP, from the exons ATGGGAGCATCTTCCTCTGGTTTGTTGGATGAGGCCAAAATCAGCCACATTAAAG GCCTCGTGGACAGTACAGTCCAGagcttcagtgtgttttacCGTCAGCAGTACTCGTCAGCCTACTGTGGACACCTACACCAGGAGGTGGAGCCTAAGAAAGAGGGGAGGGGCCTGTTGCTCACTCACAGG cCTCAGCATGCTCCAGAGGAGGTGCTGTACCAAAGCAGTGTTAAGTTCTCCTCCTGGGAGGAGCAGGGAAAGAAATTCAGAGAGAGGTAC GCCGTGCTGAGAAGAAACTACAAAGTGGAGATACATGAAAACGTGGAG ACGTTCAATCGTGGAGGTGCTCCTAAGTTGGTCCTCCAGCCAGTGGGGGGCAGCGTGCTGACCACACAGGAGGAGTCCAGAGCTCACCTGGAGAAAGTCTGTGCTGGAATACTCAATG GAGTGAAGGAGGATTCTTCTTCGGTGGTGTCATCTCCAGATGTGTTTGCCGTGTATCTGCACCTGCCTTACACAGGCCACGcctgcttcctgtttcaacaggaagaggaacgagatcacttcctgtctgcccTCAAGACCTGCATCAGACATTGCAACCTTG ATCCCTGGTGTGAAGCGTCCTATGAGAGCCAGGCGTTCACCCGAGCCCTCCGCCTCTACCGTCAGGACAAAGCATGCTATGAATCCTGGGAAATGCTGCTGGGCACTGAGGAGCAA GTGCTGGCCTCCCAAGTGATGGAGGAagtgttgccatggttacagagTCAGCTTCAGTCCAGAGTGAAGGGCAAGAAGGCTGAGAGGATCCGACAGTGGTTGGCG aCAGTGCAGGCAACCTACACACTGGTGCTGGAGCTGCTAACAGCAAATTTGGAGGCTCTAAAGGAGAACTGTCGTCAGACAGCGTCAGACAATCAGGCGCTCATCAGATCCAACCTGGACCAGATAATGTCCTCTCTGTGCTTCCTGGAAGAGAAAGTCAGAG ggTGTATACGTGAAGAAGCAGAGACAGTGTACAGTGAATCTGTAGCCCCCTACATGTCTTCCATACTTGAGGCTCTTACAGAAAACATCAGTGCAGGGATTCAGGGGAtgcaacacacactgcacacacagatggactcagccttcacacacacagacggagggacagaggagacaaagaag gCTTTGTCCACTCTGCGCTCCATCAGTCTGGATCAGTGCTACAGGCAGGTGGAGAACCTGATGGAGAAACTTGGAGACTTGAGGCAGAGGTTTGGACTGAGCAGCGCTCAGAGACTGGTTCACTCTGTACATCTGGAGATGGAGCAG CTGTTGGACAGTGCTGTCTACACCTTAGAGCTGTTCCTCCAATCATCAGCCAGGCTGCAGCCCACTCAGATTCCTGTCAAGATGGAGAGAGCTAAAGAAAGGGTACTGAAG cagctggactATGACAGCAGAGTGGTCCAGAGGAGGCTCTATCAGGAAACTCTGCTGGAGATCACTCTGCCTGCTCTCAGCAGGAAGATGGACAGCAAGTGGAAGAGT gagctgcagcagtttgagCAGTACATTTTCTCTGACTACAGCAGCTTCATCCTGGTTCAGAATGTCTACGATGATGTACTGAGAAACATCCTCAGTAAGGAGATAgagacag TGGTCCAGGATGCTGCCAGTAAGAAGAGCAATAATCTCCTGTTGGACATTTCAGACCTGGCCATCAGTCAGTACAGCCTGTTGGGACAGACTCCTCCTTGCTCTGTACCAGGCAGCCCGGCTGTTCACAGCCGAGACTCGTCCTCAGCTGTGGCGGAGGAGGGAGTTCAGACAGTCACAGCTCCCCCTCAGCCTGACCCAGAGCTTCACCCCGAAGACAAACCTGATCCCAGTACCACTCAAAGTTCAGAGCGGAGCACGGTGCCTCTGTCTCCTGTGATTGTTGTGACGCAGCAGGCTGATGAAGCTGCAGTCGAGGACGCCCCTGACCTCCAGGAAATCCAAGAAGACGTTCAGCCTGGAGCTGATCAGCCGTCGATGACTGATTCGACTACAGCTGAATCTTCCAGCTCGGCCACACCTGACTCTGACGCAGCTCTAACACAAGAGGCAGGACCACCTGACTCCCCTACTATCTCTGAACCCACTAATCCTATCCCAGACTCTCCTGAGCCAACGGAGTCCACCCTGTCCCCGCTGCAGTCCACAGATGTCCTGGCTGAATGTGCTCAGAGCGATCAGTCTGCGACGCCTGAAACTTCTGCCAACTCACATCACATGTCAGAGGACGCCTCCTCCGTCCAGCCCTCCTGCCCCTCACCACCACACTCATCTTTCACAGACAGTCCCAAGAGAATCAGCCTCGGGTCACTGAACGAGGCGATTGGTTTGAACTCCACAACCCCTGGTGTAACGCAGATGATGGCACAGCAGACGACTGACAGAGCTGTCTACCTGACGGGAGGGATCAAGGACAGCTGGGAGGTGGAGAGGCttaaagagaagaaacagaaagaggaagaggagaagactGAAGGGAGGGTAGATGATGAAGACAAGGGTAGTGAGCTTGAGACAAGAAAGGAagacgaggaagaggaagcagaggagaatgGAGATCATGCAGAAATAGAAAaggaagataaagaggaagataaagaggaagaggaagataaagaagaagaggaagataaagaggaagaggaagataaagaggaagaggaaaaggaaaataaagaggaagaggaagataaagaagaagaggaagataaagaggaagagaaaaggaaga aagaggaagaggaaaaggaaaataaagaggaagaggaagataaagaagaagaggaagataaagaggaagaggaaaaggaagataaagaggaagaggaaaaggaaaataaagaggaTAAGGAGGAGGAACTCCTCCAAAACTCTCAGCCAATGGAATCAGAGCCAGAAGGTTCTGCTGAGCTGCCACTGGACAGTGTGGCCATCATCAGAGAGCTGGTgacagaggtcactgaggtGGATATGGTCATCAGCCCCTGTCCCAACAGCAGCGATACACCCTGA
- the olfml2bb gene encoding olfactomedin-like protein 2B, with protein MWRTLSLLVFCCAVSGLDVLDAEPWREKTLQTEATVRDKPEEDAPSAAQTEDSLRGGEQQSPERGAPAEGTAKPLEEELDNQENIISQLLADYDKVKTVTSGSDCVCRCIVRPIKRSDCSRIHDSDAPSPAQDFYTVETVTKGTDCKKCVCMAPPSAVNPCEGEYRFKKLQEASKDDIKLATIMDLLEGSLYGMDLLKLHSVTTKLLTRMDNMEKAFARNFTERAREKERVKERPKEKEKEKKAQQKKKKVNDLDHAGQKKSPAYTNKQKNYEGQLKKNQQQDDLDQQPSRNKTGTQKPVKEKTEPRQPIKDKNNMVIRGMTFYKAEEESYKEDDRATLPVNTSLDLLISDQLPPGRTLPIQKPGPAPTVSTDPDNKDLSRRQSSYAPTQQPTDHPTTTQQTTTTTTPAPSSMKLETTTTTKPTTTKVTTTSQQTTTARTTIQPTTPVTQQSTSASDPNIGPPNDESPTAESKPGPKSRLSWTESPGDQPKATKKPVVCKDTVASLSDPVQYNSYGLSDGAWMRDARGHGNVIYLTSGHYSNNLLEFRDMDTFKSGQPSNSYKLPYSFTGTGHVVFNGAFYYNRAFSRDVIRYDLRHRYVAAWTTLHDALLEEQAHRTQSEVEFAVDESGLWLLYPAMDTEGFHQEVILLTHLRPRDLQPIRSFRTGLRRGRYGNSFLVCGVLYAVDSMERRYANVTYAFDTHTLTHTVPSLAFTNMHEHTSQLAYCPLDKKLYAWDDGHQMMYDVIFAY; from the exons ATGTGGCGCACATTGTCTCTGTTGGTTTTCTGTTGTGCTGTAAGTGGACTTGATGTTCTGGACGCGGAGCCGTGGCGAGAGAAGACGCTGCAAACCGAAGCGACCGTGCGGGATAAACCGGAGGAGGATGCTCCCTCCGCGGCTCAGACGGAGGACAGTCTGCGGGGAGGAGAGCAGCAGTCCCCGGAGAGAGGAGCTCCCGCTGAGGGGACAGCGAAGCCTCTGGAGGAAGAGCTGGACAACCAGGAGAACATCATCAGCCAG CTGCTGGCTGATTACGACAAAGTAAAGACTGTGACATCAGGGTCCGACTGTGTGTGTCGCTGCATTGTTCGACCAATCAAACGCTCTGACTGCAGCCGCATCCACGACAGCGACGCACCATCACCGGCCCAGGATTTCTACACTGTGGAGACGGTTACCAAGGGAACAGATTGcaagaagtgtgtgtgcatggctcCACCCTCAGCTGTCAACCCCTGTGAGGGAGAGTACAGGTTTAAAAAACTACAGGAGGCCAGCAAGGACGACATCAAG CTGGCGACCATCATGGACCTGTTGGAGGGCTCTCTGTATGGAATGGACTTGTTAAAGCTCCACTCTGTCACCACCAAACTGCTGACCAGGATGGACAACATGGAAAAa GCCTTTGCCCGGAATTttacagagagagcaagagagaaagaacgTGTGAAGGAAagaccaaaagaaaaagagaaagaaaagaaggcccagcagaaaaaaaagaaagtgaatgatTTGGATCATGCGGGACAGAAAAAGTCACCTGCCTACACCAACAAGCAG AAAAATTATGAAGGTCAGCTGAAGAAGAACCAACAGCAAGATGATCTGGATCAACAGCCAAGCAGGAATAAGACAGGAACTCAAAAGCCAGTCAAAGAGAAGACAGAGCCAAGGCAGCCAATCAAAGACAAGAACAACATGGTCATCAGGGGCATGACCTTTTacaaggcagaggaagagagctaTAAGGAGGATGACAGAG CTACTCTACCTGTAAATACTTCACTGGACTTACTGATCTCTGACCAGCTCCCCCCTGGCAGGACTCTCCCTATCCAGAAACCAGGACCTGCACCCACTGTTAGCACAGACCCAGACAACAAGGACCTATCAAGGAGACAGAGTAGTTATGCACCAACACAGCAACCAACAGATCATCCCACTACCACCCAACAAACTACAACTACAACCACACCCGCTCCCTCCAGCATGAAACTGGAAACGACCActacaacaaaaccaacaacaaccaaagtCACAACCACTTCCCAACAAACTACAACTGCTAGAACTACTATTCAGCCTACCACGCCTGTCACTCAACAAAGCACCTCAGCTTCAGATCCCAATATAGGTCCACCCAATGATGAGTCTCCCACAGCAGAGTCGAAGCCAGGACCCAAAAGTCGACTCAGCTGGACAGAGAGCCCCGGTGACCAACCAAAGGCCACCAAAAAGCCTG TGGTGTGTAAGGACACCGTAGCCAGCCTCTCTGACCCAGTCCAGTACAACTCTTATGGCCTGAGTGACGGAGCCTGGATGAGAGATGCCCGCGGACATGGCAACGTCATTTACCTGACCAGTGGTCACTATAGCAACAACCTCCTAGAGTTCCGAGACATGGATACCTTCAAATCAG GTCAGCCGAGTAACTCATACAAGCTGCCATACAGTTTCACTGGAACAGGCCACGTGGTGTTTAATGGGGCTTTCTACTACAACCGTGCATTCAGCAGGGATGTCATCAGATACGACCTGAGACACAGATACGTCGCTGCCTGGACCACACTGCATGATGCTTTACTAGAGGAGCAAGCTCACAGGACTCAGAGTGAA GTGGAGTTTGCTGTTGATGAGTCCGGCCTGTGGTTACTCTACCCTGCTATGGACACAGAGGGCTTTCACCAGGAAGTAATTCTTCTCACACATCTCCGCCCACGAGACCTTCAGCCAATACGGAGCTTTCGCACAGGTCTTCGGCGTGGCCGCTATGGAAACAGTTTCCTGGTTTGTGGCGTGCTTTATGCCGTGGACAGTATGGAGCGTCGTTACGCCAATGTGACGTACGcctttgacacacacacgctcacacacaccgTGCCAAGCCTTGCGTTCACGAACATGCATGAACACACCTCCCAGCTGGCGTACTGCCCACTGGACAAGAAACTGTATGCATGGGACGACGGACATCAGATGATGTATGATGTCATTTTCGCTTATTAG